A genomic region of Palaemon carinicauda isolate YSFRI2023 chromosome 11, ASM3689809v2, whole genome shotgun sequence contains the following coding sequences:
- the LOC137649988 gene encoding probable serine hydrolase, whose protein sequence is MVSRRLWKSGNYYLYRRVMSTMGPKEIKIPIPNGHIAGKVWNEGQKPVIGLHGWMDNAGTWDSLAPLLPKSLSLIAIDFPGHGFSSKIPREGSTFLDLILSIERVVQHLDIKEVTLLGHSMGGGAAFLYAATFPKKVKKIVVLDLIKPITVEAENQPQKTAQCIEELILLETKIRELPRYDQATIVDKMMKGYNMSITEKSTKILLRRGSIDYGNGEYSFNYDPKIKVRHILSLTFDQMKEFAKQLECEFLLIKASKGPLYEDKAIYDEIISIYQKSAKVFKYVTVEGTHHVHLNDPEVVQPLISEFLLDDMLDL, encoded by the exons ATGGTTTCAAGAAGACTGTGGAAATCGGGAAACTACTATTTGTATAGGAGAGTTATGTCTACTATGGGACCCAAAGAAATCAAAATACCTATCCCTAATGGCCATATAGCAG GTAAAGTGTGGAATGAAGGACAAAAGCCTGTAATTGGTCTTCATGGATGGATGGACAATGCAGGGACATGGGACAGTCTTGCCCCATTATTGCCAAAATCTTTGTCATTAATTGCAATAGATTTTCCTGGTCATGGATTTAGTTCTAAAATTCCAAGAGAGGGATCAACTTTCTTAGACCTCATTTTAAGTATTGAAAGAGTTGTACAGCATTTAGATATTAAAGAG GTAACACTTCTTGGCCATAGTATGGGAGGTGGAGCTGCATTTCTATATGCTGCCACATTTccaaagaaagtaaagaaaattgTTGTTCTCGACTTGATAAAACCAATCACTGTGGAGGCAGAAAATCAGCCACAAAAAACTGCACAGTGTATTGAAGAACTGATCCTTTTAGAGACAAAAATCAGGGAGCTTCCTCGTTACGATCAAGCAACAATTGTAGACAAAATGATGAAAGGGTATAATATGAGTATAACTGAAAAATCAACCAAAATTTTGTTACGAAGAGGGTCAATAGACTACGGAAATGGCGAGTACTCTTTTAATTATGACCCGAAAATCAAAGTAAGGCATATATTATCTCTGACATTTGACCAAATGAAAGAATTTGCAAAGCAATTGGAATGTGAATTTTTGTTAATAAAGGCCTCGAAAGGCCCATTGTATGAAGATAAAGCTATCTATGATGAAATTATTAGTATTTACCAGAAAAGTGCAAAAGTTTTCAAATATGTAACTGTGGAAGGCACCCACCATGTTCACTTGAATGATCCAGAAGTTGTTCAACCCTTGATTAGCGAGTTTTTACTTGATGATATGCTAGACCTTTAA